From Pararhodobacter zhoushanensis, the proteins below share one genomic window:
- the metZ gene encoding O-succinylhomoserine sulfhydrylase, whose amino-acid sequence MNPQSKWNKRTIAVHGGVRRSQYGEMAEAIYLTQGFAYPDAETAEARFIKSGADEFIYARYGNPTTAAFEDRIAAIEGTEDAFATASGMAAVSGALTALLKSGDRVVASRALFGSCLYVLEEVLGRYGVTVEFVDGRDLAQWQAALATPAQVVFLESVSNPTLEVIDLPKVCALAHKAGALVVVDNAFATPTFSQAVQHGADIVVYSATKHIDGQGRCLGGVICGTREVIRGRIEPYMKHTGGAMSPFNAWVLLNGLTTLDLRVKAQAATAQTLAEKLEGHPAIASVLFPGLPSHPQHETALATMSGPGTVLAFDLKGGKEAAFVFMNALQVVLISNNLGDARSIATHPATTTHQRLPADQKVLLGITPGLIRLSVGLEDAEDLLNDLIASLNATLSQG is encoded by the coding sequence ATGAACCCGCAGAGCAAATGGAACAAGCGCACCATCGCGGTGCATGGTGGCGTCCGGCGTAGCCAGTATGGCGAAATGGCCGAGGCGATTTATCTCACGCAGGGCTTCGCCTATCCCGACGCCGAAACCGCCGAGGCGCGGTTCATCAAGTCGGGCGCGGATGAGTTCATCTACGCGCGCTACGGCAACCCGACCACCGCCGCCTTTGAAGACCGCATCGCCGCCATCGAGGGCACCGAAGACGCCTTTGCCACCGCCAGCGGCATGGCCGCTGTGTCGGGCGCGCTGACCGCCTTGCTGAAATCCGGGGACCGGGTCGTGGCCAGCCGGGCGCTGTTCGGCTCGTGCCTGTATGTTCTGGAAGAAGTGCTGGGCCGCTACGGCGTGACGGTCGAGTTCGTCGATGGGCGCGATCTGGCGCAATGGCAGGCCGCTCTGGCCACGCCCGCGCAGGTGGTCTTTCTGGAAAGCGTGTCAAATCCGACGCTTGAGGTCATCGACCTGCCGAAAGTCTGCGCACTGGCCCACAAGGCAGGCGCGTTGGTGGTGGTCGATAACGCCTTTGCCACGCCGACCTTCAGTCAGGCGGTTCAGCATGGCGCCGACATCGTGGTCTATTCCGCGACCAAGCACATCGACGGGCAGGGCCGCTGTCTGGGCGGCGTGATCTGTGGCACGCGTGAGGTGATCCGCGGCCGGATCGAGCCCTACATGAAGCACACCGGCGGCGCGATGAGCCCGTTCAACGCCTGGGTCCTGCTCAACGGTCTGACCACGCTCGATCTGCGGGTCAAGGCGCAGGCGGCCACGGCGCAGACGCTGGCCGAAAAGCTCGAAGGCCATCCCGCGATTGCCTCGGTCCTGTTCCCCGGTCTGCCCAGCCATCCGCAGCACGAGACCGCGCTGGCGACCATGTCGGGGCCGGGCACGGTGCTGGCCTTTGACCTCAAAGGTGGCAAGGAAGCGGCCTTTGTGTTCATGAACGCCCTGCAGGTTGTTCTGATCTCGAACAATCTGGGCGATGCGCGCTCGATCGCCACGCACCCGGCCACCACCACCCATCAGCGTCTGCCGGCCGATCAAAAGGTGCTTCTGGGCATCACGCCGGGCCTGATTCGCCTCTCGGTGGGTCTGGAAGACGCAGAGGATCTGCTGAACGACCTGATCGCATCTTTGAATGCGACGCTGTCGCAGGGCTAA
- a CDS encoding DUF1203 domain-containing protein — translation MHPIFLPLSAATVAHYRRGGLDSNGQPPERRIVQPGDGVPCRHTLEYLPEGSAYLVVGHRPFEGLNPYTETGPLFLAADEAVPGAVPSSALPPFLTAPSYLVRGYSADERIVYGTGAVTPTERIIERCADLLARDDIAFVHIRSASNNCYHVRVERSAG, via the coding sequence ATGCACCCGATCTTCCTTCCGCTTTCTGCTGCCACCGTCGCGCATTACCGCCGGGGCGGGCTCGATTCCAACGGGCAGCCGCCCGAACGCCGTATCGTGCAACCCGGCGACGGCGTCCCCTGCCGCCATACGCTCGAATACCTGCCCGAAGGCAGCGCCTATCTCGTCGTCGGCCACCGCCCGTTCGAGGGGCTGAACCCCTACACCGAAACCGGTCCGCTTTTCCTGGCCGCGGATGAGGCGGTGCCGGGCGCGGTGCCATCGTCCGCACTGCCGCCGTTCCTGACCGCGCCCAGCTATCTCGTGCGCGGCTACTCAGCCGATGAGCGGATCGTCTATGGCACCGGCGCCGTGACGCCGACCGAACGCATCATCGAGCGGTGCGCCGATCTGCTTGCGCGCGACGATATCGCTTTCGTCCACATCCGCTCGGCCAGCAACAATTGTTACCACGTCCGCGTCGAGCGCAGCGCCGGGTGA
- the folE2 gene encoding GTP cyclohydrolase FolE2, translating to MNIQTPVEDREPGRIEVEAALDVLRAFAQHASTSDMAALDPRLRAMLSGSNESIYPDFNRVYPTSFRPDAAYKDTMPDLQNGPSSLIKGAKTQIQHVGISNFRLPVQFRTRDKTGPVTLQASVTGTVSLEADKKGINMSRIMRSFYRHAEKLFSAEVIAAALDDYRNDLETVDARIQMRFSFPMKMNSLRSNLSGWQYYDIALELVDQGGRRQFLHLDYVYSSTCPCSLELSEHARYGRGQLATPHSQRSVARVSVEVLPGDVLWFEDLIDLCRKAVPTETQVMVKREDEQAFAELNAANPIFVEDAARLFCEAMDGDARIGDFRVVASHQESLHSHDAVSVLTRGPTFESESLDPRLFSTLIHVG from the coding sequence ATGAATATTCAAACGCCAGTCGAGGACCGTGAGCCGGGCCGGATCGAGGTTGAGGCCGCGCTTGATGTGTTGCGCGCCTTTGCCCAACACGCGTCGACAAGCGACATGGCGGCGCTGGACCCGCGGTTGCGGGCCATGCTGTCGGGCTCGAACGAGTCGATTTATCCTGACTTCAACAGGGTTTATCCGACCAGTTTCCGCCCTGATGCAGCCTATAAAGACACGATGCCCGATTTGCAGAACGGGCCGTCCAGCCTGATCAAGGGCGCAAAAACGCAGATCCAGCATGTCGGGATCTCGAACTTCCGCCTGCCGGTCCAGTTCCGCACCCGTGACAAGACCGGGCCTGTGACCCTGCAGGCCTCGGTCACCGGGACGGTCAGCCTTGAGGCGGACAAGAAGGGCATCAACATGTCGCGCATCATGCGCAGCTTTTACCGCCACGCGGAAAAGCTGTTCAGCGCCGAAGTGATCGCCGCCGCGCTGGACGATTATCGCAACGATCTGGAAACGGTCGATGCCCGTATTCAGATGCGCTTTTCCTTCCCGATGAAGATGAACAGCCTGCGCTCAAACCTGTCGGGCTGGCAGTATTACGACATCGCGCTGGAACTGGTTGATCAGGGGGGGCGGCGGCAGTTCCTGCATCTGGACTATGTCTACTCCTCCACCTGCCCCTGCTCGCTGGAACTGAGCGAACACGCCCGCTATGGGCGCGGGCAACTGGCCACGCCGCATTCGCAACGCTCGGTCGCGCGCGTCTCGGTCGAGGTGTTGCCGGGCGATGTGCTGTGGTTCGAGGATCTGATCGACCTGTGCCGCAAGGCCGTGCCGACGGAAACGCAGGTCATGGTCAAGCGCGAGGACGAGCAGGCCTTTGCCGAACTCAACGCCGCCAACCCGATCTTCGTCGAAGACGCAGCGCGTCTGTTCTGCGAGGCGATGGACGGCGACGCGCGCATCGGCGATTTCCGCGTGGTGGCCAGCCATCAGGAAAGCCTGCACAGCCATGACGCGGTCAGCGTGCTGACCCGGGGCCCGACGTTTGAAAGCGAAAGTCTGGACCCGCGTCTGTTTTCGACGCTGATCCACGTCGGTTAA
- a CDS encoding TrkH family potassium uptake protein: MIDIRPVANIIGWLLAALGMIMIVPAIVDFWAGNPDWRVFMISAFITVVAGGLLILATSNAQGSGLTLRQSFLVTTLSWTVLPVFGAIPFEMALEHVNWTDAIFEAMSGITTTGSTVFTGLDAMPPGILLWRSTLQWLGGLGIVLVALIFLPVMKVGGMQHFRSEGFDTMGKVLPRAADISWMLLQIYAGLTILCAAAYVLTGMSVFDAVNHALTTLSTGGFSTRDTSFALYDSAAHWVCVIFMWLAGLPFIRYLQFINGSYRPLFNDIQIRAYFRWTLYAIGAVFAYRLLREDTAVEGMFRESAFNVVSMFSGTGFGSADVSAWGDFPILVLVVAGFIGACTASTGCSIKVFRYLVLFEAIKAQLKQLVYPNRVIPLHLDGRRLDEEVVVSVVVMFTAFVVGFGVLTVLLSLAGLDMRTAFTAAWTSICNVGPAWGSEVGPTGAMNEFPVFAKWLMIGAMMMGRLEMVAVLVLVLPRFWRG, encoded by the coding sequence ATGATCGATATCCGCCCCGTTGCGAACATCATTGGCTGGCTGCTCGCGGCACTGGGAATGATCATGATCGTCCCCGCCATCGTCGATTTCTGGGCAGGAAACCCGGATTGGCGGGTGTTCATGATTTCCGCCTTTATTACCGTGGTCGCGGGCGGGTTGCTGATTCTGGCGACCTCCAACGCCCAAGGCTCGGGGCTGACGCTGCGCCAGTCGTTTCTGGTCACCACGCTCAGCTGGACGGTGCTGCCGGTGTTTGGCGCAATCCCTTTCGAGATGGCGCTGGAACACGTCAACTGGACCGACGCGATTTTCGAGGCGATGTCGGGCATCACGACGACTGGCTCGACCGTGTTCACCGGGCTGGACGCGATGCCGCCGGGGATTCTGCTCTGGCGCTCGACCCTGCAATGGCTGGGGGGGCTGGGGATCGTGCTGGTCGCGCTGATCTTTTTGCCGGTGATGAAGGTCGGCGGGATGCAGCACTTCCGGTCCGAGGGTTTCGACACCATGGGCAAGGTGCTGCCGCGCGCTGCCGATATCAGCTGGATGCTGCTCCAGATCTACGCGGGACTGACCATCCTGTGCGCGGCGGCCTATGTGCTCACCGGGATGAGCGTCTTTGACGCGGTGAACCACGCGCTCACCACGCTATCGACCGGCGGCTTTTCCACCCGTGATACGTCCTTCGCGCTCTATGACAGTGCCGCGCATTGGGTCTGCGTGATCTTCATGTGGCTGGCCGGGTTGCCCTTTATCCGCTACCTGCAATTCATCAATGGTTCGTACCGGCCCCTGTTCAACGACATCCAGATCCGCGCCTATTTCCGCTGGACGCTCTATGCGATCGGCGCAGTTTTCGCCTACCGGCTGCTGCGCGAGGATACGGCTGTCGAGGGTATGTTCCGCGAGTCCGCCTTCAACGTGGTGTCGATGTTCTCGGGCACCGGGTTCGGCAGCGCCGATGTGTCCGCCTGGGGCGATTTTCCGATCCTTGTGCTGGTGGTGGCCGGGTTCATCGGTGCCTGCACGGCCTCGACCGGGTGCTCGATCAAGGTCTTCCGCTATCTGGTGCTGTTCGAGGCGATCAAGGCGCAGCTCAAGCAACTGGTCTATCCCAACCGGGTGATCCCGCTGCATCTGGACGGGCGGCGGCTGGATGAAGAAGTCGTTGTGTCGGTGGTGGTCATGTTCACCGCCTTTGTGGTCGGGTTCGGTGTGCTGACCGTTCTTCTGTCGCTTGCCGGGCTGGACATGCGCACGGCGTTTACGGCCGCCTGGACCTCGATCTGCAACGTCGGCCCGGCCTGGGGCAGCGAGGTCGGACCGACCGGCGCGATGAACGAGTTTCCCGTCTTCGCCAAATGGCTGATGATCGGGGCGATGATGATGGGACGGCTTGAGATGGTCGCGGTGCTGGTGCTGGTCCTGCCGCGCTTCTGGCGCGGCTGA
- a CDS encoding 1-phosphofructokinase family hexose kinase, whose protein sequence is MTHLLTVTLNPALDVSGAVDHVLPGPKLRMGAPRYEPGGGGLNVARAAAKLGGEPRALAALGGMAGAQIAALLTGSGVSLRTVAVDGETRQSLAVNDLQTGEQFRFQMPGPAWTAAMEDAMLAVIVEEAALIGPGAVVVLSGSQPPGMRDSFPQALARQMGAGARLVIDTSGPALQRLVAAPASDAMPAVLRMDQAESEGLAGHPLPDVAASLDFAAALVAAGVAGCVVVARGAEGSVLAAADTRLHCQPPEVAVVSKIGAGDSFTAGFGLSLARGEDWATALRAGTAAAAAAVMTPGTELCRAEDAAALTPRCSLRRA, encoded by the coding sequence ATGACCCATCTTCTCACCGTGACCCTGAACCCGGCGCTGGATGTCAGCGGCGCGGTTGATCATGTCCTGCCCGGTCCGAAACTGCGCATGGGAGCGCCGCGATACGAGCCCGGCGGCGGCGGACTGAACGTCGCCCGTGCGGCCGCCAAGCTGGGCGGTGAGCCGCGCGCGCTGGCGGCGCTGGGCGGCATGGCGGGCGCACAGATCGCGGCGCTGCTGACGGGCAGCGGCGTGTCGTTGCGCACTGTCGCTGTGGACGGCGAAACACGGCAGAGCCTTGCGGTGAATGATCTGCAGACCGGCGAACAGTTCCGCTTTCAGATGCCCGGCCCTGCGTGGACCGCCGCAATGGAAGACGCGATGCTGGCGGTGATCGTGGAAGAGGCGGCGCTGATCGGCCCCGGCGCGGTCGTCGTGCTCAGCGGCAGCCAGCCGCCCGGCATGCGCGACAGCTTCCCGCAGGCGCTGGCCCGGCAGATGGGTGCCGGGGCGCGGCTTGTCATCGACACGTCCGGCCCCGCCCTGCAGCGGCTCGTGGCTGCGCCCGCAAGCGACGCGATGCCCGCCGTCCTGCGCATGGATCAGGCGGAATCCGAGGGCCTCGCCGGGCACCCGCTGCCCGATGTCGCTGCCAGTCTCGACTTTGCCGCCGCGCTGGTGGCCGCCGGGGTCGCGGGCTGCGTCGTTGTCGCACGCGGGGCAGAAGGCTCGGTTCTTGCCGCTGCCGATACCCGCCTGCACTGCCAGCCGCCCGAGGTGGCAGTGGTCTCCAAGATCGGCGCGGGCGACAGTTTTACCGCCGGTTTCGGCCTGTCGCTGGCGCGGGGTGAAGACTGGGCCACGGCCCTGCGTGCCGGCACTGCCGCGGCGGCTGCAGCGGTGATGACGCCGGGCACCGAACTGTGTCGCGCCGAAGACGCCGCCGCCCTGACGCCACGCTGCAGCCTGCGGCGCGCTTGA